Proteins encoded within one genomic window of Trichoderma asperellum chromosome 2, complete sequence:
- a CDS encoding uncharacterized protein (TransMembrane:11 (o159-182i194-213o307-327i356-378o390-416i853-875o881-902i948-967o987-1008i1029-1047o1053-1077i)), protein MPENIAPEPDEKEANDLRITFNDVTHPSGRVGRTHTNDREQGLPLSRKRSMSRGSVNSRRDLPSSPYSGVQIEYRTLSIHVSESRQVDSDNLPDIKEKKDNKEEYFSNLTFHELEVDQLCQQLNVSQEMGLSESAAALRIQRDGKNTLPHPKPNYLKKLLMYVFGGFCSVLWVGVVIFFICWRPLSNPPSPTNLALAILVLIVIVLQAGFSAFQDWSTSRTMNSIIDLLPSDALVCRDGQLMKLKATELVSGDIVHLQIGNKVPADMRIINHSGDLRFDRAILTGESDEIDASVDQTEENFLESRNIALMGTLVVNGSGVGVVVLTGPRSVMGRIAKATASAEERPTLIQKEITRFVYIIVGLTIVLALIILFTWLGWLRKDHPDYMNVVAMLNNVMGCVVAFIPEGMPVAVALTLMMVARRMKASNVLPKGLSTVETLGCVNVICSDKTGTLTQNQMHVNSIAFLDEPIAIQDLYNSLSSDKVDAGMKKLHQAASLCNDATFEPSTLHLPVASRTIQGNATDGAVLRFSAGAPTSNEKAADQPTKVFQIPFNSKNKWMLTMYKIPSESQATNEFQVFVKGAPDVLLPSCTAYWSRKSKCVMPLDGPAKIAFKEYQDKLSKNAERVIVLCMKNMTVDEPIGTNHFGDEVTSRATEDLTVVGILGITDPPRPETLSTVQECRRAGTRFFMVTGDYGLTAAAIARNVGIITSERDPDTIATIKANNDADAVKKLNEARIAGECRSLLLEGQSLGSLSDEDWSIVCEYQEIVFARTTPEQKLRIVEEFRKRDNVVAVTGDGVNDAPALRAADVGVAIVSGSDVAIEAADLVLLDRFDSIIDAIRLGRLVFQNLQKVIAYLLPAGSWSEIWPVILNVFFGVPLPLSSFLMIMICVFTDLFLSLSLIMEKEEFDLLSLPPRNHKKDHLINLKIYGQAYLFTGTAETICAHSMFFFYMWKAAGIPVHQLFFLFEGYTDGFHGYTQDQLNQFNYTGQCVYFVTLVILQWGNILSVRNRRLSIVQADPFTKKRRNPWLLLGMLISLAIAIFVTEVPGLQTLFLTASVPIEFWLIPIPLALGILVLDEFRKLIVRLFPNGPVAKVAW, encoded by the coding sequence ATGCCTGAAAACATTGCCCCCGAGCCGGACGAAAAGGAAGCCAACGACCTCCGCATCACCTTTAACGATGTTACACATCCATCAGGCCGTGTTGGCCGCACCCATACGAATGACCGCGAGCAGGGTCTGCCTTTGTCTCGCAAGAGGTCTATGAGTCGCGGTTCGGTCAATAGCCGTCGCGATCTGCCCTCTTCGCCTTACTCTGGAGTCCAGATTGAATATCGTACCTTGTCCATTCACGTCTCCGAATCTCGCCAAGTCGATTCTGATAACTTGCCTGatatcaaggagaagaaggacaacaAGGAGGAGTACTTCTCCAACTTGACTTTTCATGAGCTCGAAGTTGATCAGCTCTGCCAACAGCTCAATGTCTCTCAGGAGATGGGTTTGTCGGAgagtgctgctgcactgAGAATTCAACGAGATGGCAAAAACACGCTCCCTCACCCCAAACCGAACTATCTGAAGAAGCTTCTGATGTACGTCTTCGGCGGCTTCTGTTCCGTTCTGTGGGTGggcgtcgtcatcttcttcatctgctggcGCCCCCTGAGcaatcctccttctcctaCAAACTTGGCTCTCGCTATCCTTgtcctcatcgtcattgtCCTTCAGGCTGGCTTTTCTGCCTTCCAGGACTGGTCTACTTCGCGTACTATGAATTCCATCATCGATCTCCTGCCTTCAGATGCTCTGGTGTGTCGTGATGGCCAGCTGATGAAACTCAAGGCTACTGAACTTGTAAGCGGAGATATTGTCCACCTGCAGATTGGCAACAAGGTGCCTGCGGATATGCGTATCATCAACCATTCTGGAGACCTTCGCTTTGATCGTGCCATCTTGACCGGAGAGTCTGATGAAATCGATGCTTCGGTTGACCAGACGGAAGAAAACTTCCTGGAGAGTCGCAACATTGCTCTGATGGGTACTCTAGTGGTCAACGGCAGCGGTGTTGGAGTCGTTGTTCTGACTGGTCCTCGCTCCGTCATGGGTCGTATTGCAAAGGCCACTGCATCAGCAGAAGAGCGACCAACTCTCATCCAGAAAGAAATCACCCGATTTGTCTACATTATTGTTGGCCTGACCATTGTTCTcgctctcatcatcctcttcacatGGCTTGGATGGCTGCGCAAAGATCATCCCGATTACATGAACGTTGTGGCCATGCTCAACAATGTCATGGGATGTGTCGTCGCTTTCATTCCCGAGGGTATGCCTGTCGCGGTTGCGCTGACTCTTATGATGGTGGCGAGACGCATGAAGGCTTCCAATGTTTTGCCCAAGGGTCTTTCTACTGTTGAGACGCTGGGTTGTGTCAATGTTATCTGCTCTGATAAGACCGGCACTTTGACCCAGAATCAAATGCATGTCAACTCCATCGCCTTCCTCGACGAGCCTATTGCTATTCAGGACCTCTACAACAGTCTCTCTAGCGACAAAGTCGATGCTGGAATGAAGAAGCTTCACCAGGCTGCTTCTCTGTGCAACGATGCCACGTTTGAGCCATCCACTCTTCACCTCCCCGTTGCCTCTCGTACCATCCAAGGCAACGCCACAGACGGTGCTGTTCTCAGATTCTCTGCTGGCGCTCCTACAAGCAACGAGAAGGCAGCAGACCAACCCACCAAGGTCTTCCAGATTCCCTTCAACTCCAAGAACAAGTGGATGCTTACAATGTACAAAATCCCCTCTGAGAGCCAAGCGACCAACGAGTTCCAAGTTTTCGTCAAGGGAGCCCCCGATGTCCTCCTGCCATCCTGCACAGCCTACTGGTCTCGCAAGTCAAAGTGTGTTATGCCCCTCGACGGCCCCGCAAAGATTGCCTTCAAGGAATACCAAGACAAGTTGTCCAAGAACGCTGAGCGTGTTATTGTTCTCTGCATGAAAAACATGACTGTCGACGAACCCATTGGCACCAACCACTTTGGCGATGAAGTCACTAGCCGAGCCACCGAAGATCTTACAGTTGTCGGCATTCTTGGTATCACTGACCCCCCTCGCCCGGAGACCCTCAGCACTGTTCAAGAGTGTCGCCGTGCTGGAACTAGATTCTTCATGGTTACTGGTGACTACGGCCTcactgccgctgctattGCTCGCAACGTCGGCATCATTACTAGCGAGAGAGATCCCGATACTATCGCCACCATCAAGGCTAACAACGACGCCGATGCCGTTAAGAAGCTCAATGAGGCCCGCATTGCTGGTGAATGCCGCAGTCTTCTCCTTGAGGGACAGAGTCTTGGTAGTCTCTCTGATGAGGATTGGAGTATTGTCTGTGAATATCAAGAGATTGTTTTTGCTCGAACAACGCCTGAACAGAAGCTTCGTATCGTGGAAGAATTCCGCAAACGAGACAACGTTGTGGCTGTCACTGGTGACGGAGTCAACGATGCGCCTGCCCTTCGCGCTGCAGACGTCGGCGTCGCCATTGTCTCTGGCAGTGATGTTGCCATCGAGGCAGCTGATCTCGTCTTGCTCGATCGTTTCGACTCCATCATTGACGCCATCCGTCTCGGCCGTCTCGTGTTCCAAAATCTGCAAAAGGTCATTGCCTACCTGCTCCCTGCCGGTAGTTGGTCTGAGATCTGGCCCGTTATTCTCAACGTCTTCTTTGGTGTTCCTCTTCCGCTGAGCTCCTTCCTCATGATCATGATTTGCGTCTTCACCGATCTGTTCCTGTCTCTTTCCCTGATtatggagaaggaagagttTGATCTCCTTTCGCTGCCTCCTCGAAACCACAAGAAGGACCATCTTATCAACTTGAAGATCTACGGCCAAGCATACCTCTTCACTGGTACTGCTGAGACCATCTGTGCCCATTCcatgttcttcttctataTGTGGAAGGCGGCCGGCATTCCTGTTcaccagctcttcttccttttcgagGGTTACACCGACGGCTTCCACGGCTACACTCAGGATCAGCTTAACCAGTTCAACTACACCGGCCAATGCGTTTACTTTGTTACCCTTGTCATTCTCCAGTGGGGTAACATTCTCTCTGTGCGCAACCGCCGTCTCAGCATTGTTCAAGCCGATCCGTTCACAAAGAAGCGTCGCAACCCCTGGCTGCTCCTCGGCATGCTTATCAGTCTTGCCATTGCTATTTTCGTTACTGAGGTTCCAGGCCTCCAGACATTGTTCCTCACGGCGTCGGTTCCCATTGAGTTTTGGTTGATTCCTATTCCCCTGGCTCTGGGTATTTTGGTCCTGGATGAGTTCCGCAAGTTGATTGTTAGACTCTTCCCTAACGGACCTGTTGCTAAGGTTGCGTGGTAA